A single window of Nematostella vectensis chromosome 4, jaNemVect1.1, whole genome shotgun sequence DNA harbors:
- the LOC5511565 gene encoding histone acetyltransferase KAT8, which produces MAATTVPNGEEKKAETPVENGDEKREQSSKTKGKGKSSKTRRTSEFGGGLHAEQCMVQRPDNSWLSAEIIQSKVEDDGKTVYYVHYHGFNRRLDEWVEAARVDLQQNDDKPIIDDKLDVDGPERKITRNQKRKHDEINHVQKTYAEMDPTTAALEKEHEAITKIKFIDKAQFGKYEIDTWYFSPYPDEYGKLNKLWICEYCIKYMKFEKTFRDHIGKCEMRQPPGKEIYRKGSVSVYEVDGKEQKLYCQNICLLAKLFLDHKTLYFDVEPFLFYILTEVDREGAHLVGYFSKEKESPDGNNVACILTLPPYQRKGYGKFLINFSYELSKIEQTVGSPEKPLSDLGKLSYRSYWSWVLLDILRNFRGTLSIKDLSAMTSITQEDIIGTLQSLNMVKYWKGQHVICVTPKLVEEHVKSAQYRKPVLTVDNSCLRWAPPGKKFKRQKH; this is translated from the exons atggcggctACAACAGTACCGAACGGCGAGGAGAAGAAAGCCGAGACTCCAGTTGAAAATGGCGACGAAAAAAGAGAGCAAAGTTCTAAAACTAAAGGCAAAGGAAAGAGTTCCAAGACTCGTCGAACATCGGAGTTTGGAGGGGGCCTACACGCCGAGCAGTGCATGGTTCAAAGACCTGATAATTCGTGGC TCTCCGCTGAGATCATTCAATCTAAAGTCGAGGATGATGGGAAAACAGTCTACTATGTCCATTACCACGGAT TCAACAGGCGTTTAGATGAGTGGGTGGAAGCAGCCAGAGTTGACTTACAGCAGAATGACGATAAGCCGATCATTGACGACAAATTGGATGTAGATGGACCAGAGAGAAAAATTACCAGAAACCAGAAACGTAAACATGATGAGATCAATCACGTACAGAAG ACCTATGCTGAAATGGATCCCACCACTGCAGCCTTGGAAAAAGAGCATGAAGCT ATAACAAAAATTAAATTCATTGATAAAGCCCAGTTTGGAAAGTATGAAATTGACACGTGGTATTTCTCACCCTATCCTGACGAGTATGGCAAACTGAACAAATTATGGATTTGTGAATACTGCATAAAGTACATGAAGTTTGAAAAGACATTCAGAGATCACATA GGGAAATGTGAGATGAGACAACCACCAGGCAAAGAGATTTATCGCAAAGGATCTGTATCTGTATATGAAGTTGATGGAAAGGAGCAAAAG CTCTACTGTCAAAATATTTGCTTGTTGGCGAAGCTATTCCTAGACCACAAGACCCTGTATTTTGATGTTGAACCATTTTTATTCTACATCTTGACTGAAGTGGATCGTGAGGGAGCACACTTGGTTGGCTACTTCTCAAAG GAAAAGGAATCCCCAGATGGAAATAATGTGGCATGTATTCTGACTCTTCCTCCTTATCAGAGGAAAGGCTATGGGAAATTCCTCATCAACTTCAGCTATGAACTCTCTAAAATAGAACAAACCGTAGGGTCACCAGAAAAGCCTTTGTCAGACCTGGGAAAACTAAGTTATAGAAGCTACTGGTCTTGGGTCCTGCTGGATATCCTGAGGAATTTCAGAGGGACTCTCTCTATCAAAGATTTAAG tgcGATGACTAGTATCACTCAGGAAGACATTATAGGCACTCTTCAATCTCTGAATATGGTCAAGTACTGGAAGGGCCAGCACGTCATCTGTGTTACCCCTAAACTGGTCGAGGAGCATGTAAAAAGTGCGCAATACAGGAAGCCAGTACTAACTGTGGACAATTCCTGCCTTCGATGGGCACCACCTGGCAAAAAATTCAAGCGTCAAAAGCACTGA
- the LOC5511564 gene encoding SCO-spondin isoform X2 has product MRSLLQIAFAILFLSLLCKAAWFGEDNNNDKIELTADEAKDFNKPLSRARRGLHHECYNEGCTWEEVEEVLGNGQQAREYWYTYRCNKFRQNCKVMCAYRKDCSFGDWGHWAPAIKTNQPGCYSQKRFQPYRHMTQVTYRREGCQGLQTSCPSNPMEQRLMCVCKQADCKAGDWSAWSGSPQQGECVTQSREKPFMATYSYPQVVGSCVGIVERCNAPTVDLRRMCSCKRVTCTLDDWSGWQGTPNDNQCATQRRTRTYSAKVSYEVRSDCSGIPSSCPAEKAETRELCSCRYAKCSLGEWSGWEPKSLDQGSCGQSQTRRKRYALSWAYQNHVGLCLTLPQKCPDDVTESRQQCMCAYRDSCDMNDWTSWSEDVTSEGCKVQVRIRTYVSPLKHMQKAQCEGLNQCINEPQETRTYCKCKTVQCKLGEWSEWSGADITSGSCNEQTRTKAYTSTEAFTDKLDTCNDVPTACPADKKESRRMCKCNLVTCQVGEWGTWQGDISADSCGTQTRSKAVSSTHAHKYQENTCEGLATTCPDTPTESRKMCNCSYREDCSLLEWQGWQGDIPESGCARQIRHREYNNSIIYVQRDTCDGLTSCPVIKDETRTKCNCNKIICEWSNWFRESFDQETNCWTEMRVKNASSGFEKVVQMDNCNAIPSMCDMGLVERQKDCQSGGGGHTIITSPTPLPTVATVAPTTAFVPATFVQVGCFNDDQGSSKRKGVRPLPHLFKNLRDQITDWFNFDHILQGCANEARNLRYEYFGVQFFAECWGGKDPEGNEAYARDGLAAESKCWKGVGGQRTNMVYRVQDMPGCSDELDFTSSVSSGVGLEGKMPDRVWMGLC; this is encoded by the exons ATGAGGTCGCTACTACAGATAGCCTTCGCGatcttatttttatcattactATGTAAAG CGGCGTGGTTTGGTGAAGATAACAACAACGACAAGATAGAGCTGACCGCTGACGAGGCGAAAGACTTTAACAAGCCGTTATCGCGGGCTCGGCGTGGCCTGCATCACGAGTGTTATAACGAGGGCTGCACGTGGGAGGAAGTCGAGGAGGTCCTGGGTAACGGGCAACAGGCC cgcgAATACTGGTATACCTACAGGTGCAACAAGTTCCGGCAAAACTGCAAAG TTATGTGTGCTTACAGAAAAGACTGCAGCTTTGGAGACTGGGGTCACTGGGCACCAGCAATAAAAACCAACCAGCCTGGCTGTTACAGCCAGAAGCGTTTTCAGCCATACCGCCACATGACTCAGGTTACCTATCGCCGCGAGGGATGTCAAGGGCTACAGACCTCATGCCCCTCAAACCCAATGGAGCAAAGACTCATGT GCGTATGCAAACAGGCCGACTGCAAAGCAGGTGATTGGTCGGCTTGGAGTGGAAGCCCTCAACAAGGCGAATGTGTCACGCAATCTCGTGAAAAGCCTTTCATGGCCACATACTCGTATCCCCAGGTGGTCGGCTCGTGTGTGGGAATCGTTGAGAGATGTAACGCACCGACTGTGGACCTTCGACGCATGT GTAGTTGTAAGCGCGTCACCTGTACTCTTGACGACTGGAGCGGATGGCAAGGCACACCCAACGACAACCAGTGCGCCACGCAGAGGAGGACTAGGACCTACTCAGCCAAGGTTTCCTACGAGGTCCGATCAGACTGCAGCGGTATACCATCGTCGTGTCCGGCGGAGAAGGCCGAAACGAGGGAACTAT GCAGTTGCAGGTACGCGAAGTGCAGTCTGGGGGAATGGTCCGGGTGGGAGCCCAAGAGCCTTGACCAGGGCTCGTGTGGACAAAGTCAAACCAGGAGAAAGAGATACGCGCTCTCATGGGCCTACCAGAACCACGTGGGCTTATGCCTCACCCTGCCACAGAAATGCCCTGATGACGTCACGGAGTCAAGGCAACAGT GCATGTGTGCGTACCGCGATAGCTGCGATATGAACGACTGGACGTCCTGGAGTGAGGATGTGACGAGCGAAGGGTGTAAGGTGCAGGTCCGCATACGGACATATGTGAGCCCGCTCAAACACATGCAAAAAGCTCAGTGCGAAGGACTCAACCAGTGCATTAATGAACCGCAAGAGACGAGGACTTACT GCAAATGCAAGACTGTACAGTGCAAGTTGGGGGAGTGGTCCGAATGGTCTGGGGCCGACATCACGTCGGGTTCTTgcaatgagcagacgcgcacAAAGGCTTACACTTCAACAGAGGCGTTCACTGATAAACTGGATACGTGTAACGACGTACCAACGGCTTGCCCTGCGGACAAGAAGGAGTCACGGCGGATGT gCAAATGCAACTTAGTCACGTGTCAAGTAGGCGAGTGGGGCACATGGCAGGGAGATATCTCCGCTGACTCGTGTGGTACACAAACGCGCTCTAAGGCTGTCTCCAGCACGCATGCGCACAAATACCAGGAGAACACGTGTGAGGGCTTGGCCACCACGTGCCCAGACACGCCCACCGAGAGCCGAAAGATGT GTAACTGCTCGTACCGCGAGGACTGTTCATTGCTGGAGTGGCAGGGGTGGCAAGGGGATATTCCAGAGAGCGGATGCGCCCGGCAGATCAGGCACCGGGAGTACAACAACTCCATCATCTACGTGCAGAGGGATACATGTGACGGGCTGACAAGCTGTCCCGTCATCAAGGACGAGACAAGGACCAAGT GTAACTGTAACAAGATCATCTGTGAGTGGAGCAACTGGTTCCGCGAGAGTTTTGACCAAGAGACGAATTGTTGGACCGAGATGCGAGTCAAGAACGCATCATCAGGCTTTGAGAAAGTCGTCCAAATGGACAACTGTAACGCAATACCGTCCATGTGTGACATGGGCCTAGTGGAGAGACAGAAGGACT GCCAGTCTGGCGGAGGCGGTCACACAATCATTACTAGCCCCACCCCACTCCCAACAGTGGCAACTGTCGCCCCTACCACAGCAT TCGTTCCCGCCACGTTTGTACAAGTCGGCTGCttcaacgatgatcaaggtagCAGTAAACGGAAAGGAGTTCGACCGCTTCCGCATCTCTTCAAGAATCTCCGTGATCAGATTACCGACTGGTTCAACTTTGATCACATCCTCCAGGGGTGTGCAAATGAGGCACGAAACCTCAG GTACGAGTATTTCGGAGTACAGTTTTTTGCCGAGTGCTGGGGAGGAAAAGATCCCGAGGGTAACGAGGCGTACGCGCGGGACGGCCTTGCCGCTGAAAGCAAGTGCTGGAAGGGTGTCGGTGGTCAGCGGACAAACATGGTCTACCGTGTTCAAGATATGCCAG
- the LOC5511566 gene encoding coiled-coil domain-containing protein 42 homolog has protein sequence MTVNLEEYFRTTFEDKLLVKMPEREDDHLTPATRLLEKRREMSEVEQALGAQKEEFQMKMESLQQRREELERKEYQLRESLLKFDKFLKENDSKRARALKKAQEERDMRRAKDCEIARLKEDTSGLMKGRDKVQHRLEKYIIYQQYLEKVLENAEEFQEIREIIARYDTLTATHQDLLERELKNQEKYEKEKARLIKFTEEKNNEILNYNNQLANLQTKLEKTQSVAVKWESQWTHIKNTAAKKTLLLGRIKMATHNLFMLVNRHLGQTGMVDMTDKQLDKIQVFIQDLTQITLDIKRAENAITASGANTAG, from the exons ATGACTGTAAACTTGGAAGAATACTTTAGGACTACTTTTGAGGACAAACTCCTCGT TAAAATGCCTGAACGCGAGGATGACCACCTCACACCCGCAACAAGGCTTCTGGAAAAGCGTAGAGAGATGTCTGAGGTCGAACAAGCTCTTGGGGCTCAAAAAGAG gAGTTTCAAATGAAGATGGAAAGCTTACAACAGAGAAGAGAGGAGTTGGAAAGAAAAGAATATCAACTCAGAGAATCTTTGCTCAAGTTTGACAAGTTTTTGAAG GAAAATGACTCTAAAAGAGCCAGAGCTCTGAAGAAGGCTCAGGAAGAGAGAGACATGCGAAGAGCGAAAGACTGCGAGATTGCAAG ATTAAAAGAGGACACATCAGGCCTTATGAAAGGCAGAGACAAAGTCCAGCACAGGCTGGAAAAGTATATTATATACCAACAGTACCTGGAAAAAGTTCTGGAAAATGCAGAAGAG TTTCAAGAAATAAGAGAGATCATCGCCAGATATGACACCTTGACTGCAACTCATCAG GATCTATTGGAAAGAGAATtgaaaaatcaagaaaagtatgaaaaagaaaaagcaagGTTAATAAAGTTTACTGAG gagaaaaataatgaaatcCTCAACTATAACAACCAG CTTGCAAATCTACAAACTAAACTTGAAAAAACGCAGAGTGTGGCTGTCAAATG GGAATCTCAATGGACACACATCAAGAATACAGCAGCCAAGAAAACATTACTCTTGGGAAGAATAAAGAT GGCAACACACAACTTGTTTATGCTAGTGAATAGACACCTAGGACAGACAGGGATGGTGGACATGACCGATAAACAGCTGGATAAG ATCCAAGTATTCATCCAAGATCTGACGCAAATCACTCTCGATATCAAACGCGCGGAAAACGCCATCACGGCGTCAGGCGCTAATACGGCGGGCTAG
- the LOC5511564 gene encoding SCO-spondin isoform X3, whose translation MRSLLQIAFAILFLSLLCKAAWFGEDNNNDKIELTADEAKDFNKPLSRARRGLHHECYNEGCTWEEVEEVLGNGQQAREYWYTYRCNKFRQNCKVMCAYRKDCSFGDWGHWAPAIKTNQPGCYSQKRFQPYRHMTQVTYRREGCQGLQTSCPSNPMEQRLMCVCKQADCKAGDWSAWSGSPQQGECVTQSREKPFMATYSYPQVVGSCVGIVERCNAPTVDLRRMCSCKRVTCTLDDWSGWQGTPNDNQCATQRRTRTYSAKVSYEVRSDCSGIPSSCPAEKAETRELCSCRYAKCSLGEWSGWEPKSLDQGSCGQSQTRRKRYALSWAYQNHVGLCLTLPQKCPDDVTESRQQCMCAYRDSCDMNDWTSWSEDVTSEGCKVQVRIRTYVSPLKHMQKAQCEGLNQCINEPQETRTYCKCKTVQCKLGEWSEWSGADITSGSCNEQTRTKAYTSTEAFTDKLDTCNDVPTACPADKKESRRMCKCNLVTCQVGEWGTWQGDISADSCGTQTRSKAVSSTHAHKYQENTCEGLATTCPDTPTESRKMCNCSYREDCSLLEWQGWQGDIPESGCARQIRHREYNNSIIYVQRDTCDGLTSCPVIKDETRTKCNCNKIICEWSNWFRESFDQETNCWTEMRVKNASSGFEKVVQMDNCNAIPSMCDMGLVERQKDCQSGGGGHTIITSPTPLPTVATVAPTTAFVPATFVQVGCFNDDQGSSKRKGVRPLPHLFKNLRDQITDWFNFDHILQGCANEARNLRYEYFGVQFFAECWGGKDPEGNEAYARDGLAAESKCWKGVGGQRTNMVYRVQDMPGCSDELDFTSIVSSGVGLAGKMPDRVWLGLC comes from the exons ATGAGGTCGCTACTACAGATAGCCTTCGCGatcttatttttatcattactATGTAAAG CGGCGTGGTTTGGTGAAGATAACAACAACGACAAGATAGAGCTGACCGCTGACGAGGCGAAAGACTTTAACAAGCCGTTATCGCGGGCTCGGCGTGGCCTGCATCACGAGTGTTATAACGAGGGCTGCACGTGGGAGGAAGTCGAGGAGGTCCTGGGTAACGGGCAACAGGCC cgcgAATACTGGTATACCTACAGGTGCAACAAGTTCCGGCAAAACTGCAAAG TTATGTGTGCTTACAGAAAAGACTGCAGCTTTGGAGACTGGGGTCACTGGGCACCAGCAATAAAAACCAACCAGCCTGGCTGTTACAGCCAGAAGCGTTTTCAGCCATACCGCCACATGACTCAGGTTACCTATCGCCGCGAGGGATGTCAAGGGCTACAGACCTCATGCCCCTCAAACCCAATGGAGCAAAGACTCATGT GCGTATGCAAACAGGCCGACTGCAAAGCAGGTGATTGGTCGGCTTGGAGTGGAAGCCCTCAACAAGGCGAATGTGTCACGCAATCTCGTGAAAAGCCTTTCATGGCCACATACTCGTATCCCCAGGTGGTCGGCTCGTGTGTGGGAATCGTTGAGAGATGTAACGCACCGACTGTGGACCTTCGACGCATGT GTAGTTGTAAGCGCGTCACCTGTACTCTTGACGACTGGAGCGGATGGCAAGGCACACCCAACGACAACCAGTGCGCCACGCAGAGGAGGACTAGGACCTACTCAGCCAAGGTTTCCTACGAGGTCCGATCAGACTGCAGCGGTATACCATCGTCGTGTCCGGCGGAGAAGGCCGAAACGAGGGAACTAT GCAGTTGCAGGTACGCGAAGTGCAGTCTGGGGGAATGGTCCGGGTGGGAGCCCAAGAGCCTTGACCAGGGCTCGTGTGGACAAAGTCAAACCAGGAGAAAGAGATACGCGCTCTCATGGGCCTACCAGAACCACGTGGGCTTATGCCTCACCCTGCCACAGAAATGCCCTGATGACGTCACGGAGTCAAGGCAACAGT GCATGTGTGCGTACCGCGATAGCTGCGATATGAACGACTGGACGTCCTGGAGTGAGGATGTGACGAGCGAAGGGTGTAAGGTGCAGGTCCGCATACGGACATATGTGAGCCCGCTCAAACACATGCAAAAAGCTCAGTGCGAAGGACTCAACCAGTGCATTAATGAACCGCAAGAGACGAGGACTTACT GCAAATGCAAGACTGTACAGTGCAAGTTGGGGGAGTGGTCCGAATGGTCTGGGGCCGACATCACGTCGGGTTCTTgcaatgagcagacgcgcacAAAGGCTTACACTTCAACAGAGGCGTTCACTGATAAACTGGATACGTGTAACGACGTACCAACGGCTTGCCCTGCGGACAAGAAGGAGTCACGGCGGATGT gCAAATGCAACTTAGTCACGTGTCAAGTAGGCGAGTGGGGCACATGGCAGGGAGATATCTCCGCTGACTCGTGTGGTACACAAACGCGCTCTAAGGCTGTCTCCAGCACGCATGCGCACAAATACCAGGAGAACACGTGTGAGGGCTTGGCCACCACGTGCCCAGACACGCCCACCGAGAGCCGAAAGATGT GTAACTGCTCGTACCGCGAGGACTGTTCATTGCTGGAGTGGCAGGGGTGGCAAGGGGATATTCCAGAGAGCGGATGCGCCCGGCAGATCAGGCACCGGGAGTACAACAACTCCATCATCTACGTGCAGAGGGATACATGTGACGGGCTGACAAGCTGTCCCGTCATCAAGGACGAGACAAGGACCAAGT GTAACTGTAACAAGATCATCTGTGAGTGGAGCAACTGGTTCCGCGAGAGTTTTGACCAAGAGACGAATTGTTGGACCGAGATGCGAGTCAAGAACGCATCATCAGGCTTTGAGAAAGTCGTCCAAATGGACAACTGTAACGCAATACCGTCCATGTGTGACATGGGCCTAGTGGAGAGACAGAAGGACT GCCAGTCTGGCGGAGGCGGTCACACAATCATTACTAGCCCCACCCCACTCCCAACAGTGGCAACTGTCGCCCCTACCACAGCAT TCGTTCCCGCCACGTTTGTACAAGTCGGCTGCttcaacgatgatcaaggtagCAGTAAACGGAAAGGAGTTCGACCGCTTCCGCATCTCTTCAAGAATCTCCGTGATCAGATTACCGACTGGTTCAACTTTGATCACATCCTCCAGGGGTGTGCAAATGAGGCACGAAACCTCAG GTACGAGTATTTCGGAGTACAGTTTTTTGCCGAGTGCTGGGGAGGAAAAGATCCCGAGGGTAACGAGGCGTACGCGCGGGACGGCCTTGCCGCTGAAAGCAAGTGCTGGAAGGGTGTCGGTGGTCAGCGGACAAACATGGTCTACCGTGTTCAAGATATGCCAG GTTGCTCTGACGAGTTGGACTTCACCTCGATTGTTAGTAGCGGGGTGGGGTTAGCGGGGAAGATGCCGGATCGTGTGTGGTTGGGTTTGTGTTAA